In a single window of the Flavobacterium ammoniigenes genome:
- a CDS encoding ATP-binding protein — protein MQFSEILGQEHIKSHLTKSADLGRIPHAQLFVGPEGSGTLSMAIAYAQYILCSNAHGENGGQNESCNIKFDKLSHPDLHFVYPTVSTEDVKTKPKSIDFIGDWRNFVGHNPYGSLFDWYTVLGVNNKQGEIRVDDAQEILKSLALKSYEGGYKIMIVWMADKMNIAASNKLLKLLEEPPEKTIFILISEQEEDIIQTIRSRCQVLHFGGLPERSIAEALVANKQIEPQQAAIIAHQAQGNYNKALHLAQNDEDEYPFDEWFVTWVRAAFQAKGNASAIQDLIQWSEQIAGLGRETQKKFLEFCIEMFRQALLLNYESPSLVYLEPKVEKFKLANFAPFVTGNNIHDIFKELSDAMYHIERNGNAKIILTDLSIKLTRLIHKK, from the coding sequence ATGCAATTTTCAGAAATTTTAGGGCAGGAACACATCAAAAGTCATTTGACGAAAAGTGCCGATTTAGGTCGGATTCCGCATGCCCAATTATTTGTAGGCCCCGAAGGAAGCGGAACGCTATCTATGGCTATTGCTTATGCGCAATATATTTTGTGTAGCAATGCCCATGGAGAAAACGGCGGGCAAAACGAATCCTGCAATATCAAGTTTGATAAATTGTCGCATCCCGATTTGCATTTTGTGTATCCCACAGTATCGACAGAGGATGTAAAAACCAAACCCAAAAGCATCGATTTTATTGGAGATTGGAGAAACTTTGTTGGCCACAATCCCTATGGAAGTTTATTTGATTGGTATACTGTTTTAGGTGTTAATAACAAACAAGGAGAAATTAGGGTAGATGATGCCCAAGAAATTCTAAAGTCTTTAGCCTTAAAATCGTACGAAGGAGGATATAAAATTATGATCGTTTGGATGGCCGATAAAATGAACATCGCTGCCTCAAATAAATTACTAAAACTACTTGAAGAACCGCCTGAAAAAACAATTTTTATACTGATTTCAGAACAAGAAGAAGATATCATTCAAACCATCCGTTCCCGTTGTCAAGTGTTGCATTTTGGCGGTTTGCCTGAACGTTCAATTGCTGAAGCTTTGGTAGCCAATAAACAAATAGAGCCTCAACAAGCTGCTATTATTGCACATCAAGCACAAGGCAATTATAACAAAGCTTTGCATTTAGCACAAAACGATGAGGATGAATATCCGTTTGACGAATGGTTTGTGACCTGGGTTCGCGCTGCATTTCAAGCCAAAGGAAATGCTTCGGCTATTCAGGACTTAATTCAGTGGAGTGAACAAATCGCTGGTTTAGGAAGAGAAACACAAAAGAAGTTCCTAGAATTTTGCATCGAAATGTTTCGTCAAGCCTTGTTGTTGAATTATGAAAGTCCGAGTTTAGTCTATCTAGAGCCAAAGGTCGAAAAATTCAAATTAGCTAATTTTGCTCCTTTTGTTACTGGAAATAATATTCATGATATTTTCAAAGAATTATCTGATGCGATGTATCATATAGAACGCAACGGAAATGCCAAAATTATCCTAACCGACTTATCCATCAAATTAACTCGTTTAATCCATAAAAAATAA
- a CDS encoding DoxX family protein, with protein MNNVASILILVFLTITFLQSGYDKIFYWKDNVEWLKGHFAKTQLKNHVPLALLHVLVLELLSTILCAVGAIELLLNSGRTFGYYGAVFSCITLLMLLVGQRLAKDYDGARTIVIYFIPAVMAVYWLN; from the coding sequence ATGAATAATGTTGCATCCATCTTGATTTTAGTTTTTTTGACGATTACCTTTTTACAATCTGGTTACGATAAAATCTTTTATTGGAAAGATAATGTCGAATGGTTAAAAGGGCATTTTGCTAAAACCCAATTGAAAAATCATGTGCCGTTAGCACTTTTACATGTTTTGGTTTTAGAGTTACTTTCTACCATTTTGTGTGCTGTTGGCGCTATCGAATTACTACTGAATAGCGGAAGAACTTTTGGCTATTATGGCGCTGTTTTTTCATGCATTACCTTGTTAATGCTTTTAGTAGGACAACGATTAGCAAAAGATTACGACGGAGCAAGAACCATTGTGATCTATTTTATTCCTGCAGTAATGGCTGTATATTGGCTTAACTAA
- a CDS encoding acyl-CoA thioesterase, translating to MTPKHPSESLTVLTDLVLPSETNHLNNLFGGELLARMDRAASIAAQRHSRNICVTASVNHVAFTKAIPLGSVVTVEAKVSRSFNSSMEIYIDVWIEDRSSGNKTKTMEAIYTFVAVDATGKPVEVPPIVPQTELEQQRYDAALRRKQLSLVLAGKMKPSEATELKALFIGE from the coding sequence ATGACACCTAAACATCCTTCAGAATCCTTAACGGTTTTAACTGACTTGGTTTTGCCTAGTGAAACCAATCATTTGAATAATCTTTTTGGCGGCGAATTATTGGCCCGAATGGACCGCGCAGCAAGTATTGCAGCACAACGTCATTCTAGAAATATTTGTGTTACTGCATCGGTGAATCATGTAGCCTTTACCAAAGCAATTCCTTTGGGAAGTGTCGTAACGGTTGAAGCTAAAGTTTCCCGTTCGTTCAATAGTTCGATGGAAATTTATATCGATGTTTGGATTGAAGACCGTTCTTCTGGCAACAAAACCAAAACCATGGAAGCTATTTACACTTTTGTAGCGGTTGATGCCACTGGTAAACCTGTTGAGGTGCCGCCAATTGTTCCCCAAACTGAATTAGAACAACAGCGTTATGATGCGGCATTGAGACGTAAACAATTAAGTTTAGTCTTGGCTGGCAAAATGAAACCTAGCGAAGCGACTGAATTAAAAGCATTGTTTATAGGAGAATAA
- a CDS encoding helix-turn-helix domain-containing protein: MYGIAHYFVLYGKSPFWLAIFYNHFTPLMLLLGPLLFFYVRGTLNDTSILKKSDAFHFIPAVIHLIGIVPYSLQSFATKTQIASRIIQNVDTILDINTNYFYSTTVNFIIRPVLLLVYILYCMYLIWKRFAAKNVDQNIPKKQLLISFRWLIILIMSLFFIVFEFLIITFNSVQQKPSVGLVNTYPLYILSGAAYCIMSFSLLLFPNILYGFPKRVVVKKETVKKQKPSSESHTKTVEVHEDDPFFELSESIQAYLQKERPYLNADFSISDIALAMHVPQNHVAYCINSLMQTKFATLKSDLRIDYAVELLSGNLNESFTIEGIAKQSGFKTRASFYGAFKEKIGMTPTEYIAEQHK; the protein is encoded by the coding sequence ATGTATGGGATCGCACATTATTTTGTGCTTTATGGAAAATCTCCTTTTTGGCTCGCTATTTTCTATAATCATTTTACACCACTAATGTTGTTGCTGGGTCCTTTACTATTTTTCTATGTTAGAGGTACTTTAAACGATACTTCAATATTAAAAAAATCAGATGCTTTTCATTTTATTCCTGCTGTAATTCATCTTATCGGAATTGTTCCATACAGCTTACAATCGTTCGCTACAAAAACCCAAATAGCATCCCGAATTATTCAAAACGTTGATACTATCTTAGACATTAACACCAATTATTTTTACAGTACAACGGTGAATTTTATTATTCGGCCTGTATTGCTTTTAGTATATATTTTATACTGTATGTATCTCATTTGGAAGCGTTTTGCTGCAAAAAACGTTGATCAAAATATCCCTAAAAAACAATTATTAATTAGTTTTCGTTGGTTGATCATTTTAATTATGAGTTTGTTTTTTATTGTGTTTGAATTCTTAATTATCACCTTCAATTCAGTACAACAAAAGCCAAGTGTTGGGCTTGTCAATACCTATCCATTGTATATTTTATCAGGAGCGGCGTATTGTATTATGTCATTTTCACTACTATTATTTCCCAATATTTTATATGGTTTCCCTAAACGGGTTGTGGTAAAAAAAGAAACGGTAAAAAAACAAAAACCATCTTCTGAATCACATACTAAGACAGTTGAAGTCCATGAAGACGATCCGTTCTTTGAATTGTCTGAAAGCATCCAAGCCTATTTACAAAAAGAAAGGCCCTATTTAAATGCTGATTTTTCTATAAGTGATATTGCCTTGGCCATGCATGTTCCGCAAAACCATGTTGCGTATTGCATTAACTCCCTAATGCAAACTAAATTTGCTACCCTAAAGTCCGACTTACGAATTGACTATGCTGTGGAATTACTTTCAGGAAATCTAAATGAATCTTTCACTATTGAAGGCATAGCAAAACAATCTGGTTTTAAAACTAGAGCCAGTTTTTATGGCGCGTTTAAAGAAAAAATTGGCATGACGCCTACGGAATATATTGCTGAACAACACAAATAA
- a CDS encoding type IX secretion system membrane protein PorP/SprF, translating to MKKIHNILAIALLLTSSAVMAQQESVISFYRQHMNLVNPAYVGVDSMTIATSSLRKQWTGVAEAPETQTVSFGTYLGKNVGFGMTVIHDQTFVEKQTYVTVDFSYKLKMSETADVYFGIKAGGNTYNVNTTGLETYNLQSDPALGSINTFNPNLGVGALYKEGALYVSLSIPRLLNTKRATNDAGYASVKTDRPHIYLSGGYDIPLNGEFSSLVLKPSAMLRYVSGAPVSLDLTAMLQIEKNFEIGGMYRTDKAYAAMSTIRLSKRFLFGFAYEMSTQPTLAAARNTNEILLQFRF from the coding sequence ATGAAAAAGATTCACAACATATTAGCCATAGCACTACTTTTAACAAGTAGTGCTGTAATGGCACAACAAGAGAGTGTAATATCGTTTTACCGTCAACACATGAATTTAGTCAATCCGGCTTATGTAGGGGTTGATAGTATGACAATAGCAACGAGTTCACTTAGAAAACAATGGACAGGAGTTGCAGAAGCTCCAGAGACTCAAACTGTTTCTTTTGGGACATATCTAGGAAAAAATGTAGGTTTTGGTATGACCGTTATACATGATCAAACGTTCGTTGAAAAACAAACCTATGTGACCGTTGACTTCTCGTACAAGTTAAAAATGAGTGAGACAGCCGATGTGTATTTTGGAATCAAAGCGGGAGGTAATACCTACAATGTGAACACAACAGGATTAGAAACGTATAACTTACAGTCTGATCCAGCACTAGGTTCAATCAATACGTTCAATCCTAATTTAGGTGTTGGAGCATTGTATAAAGAAGGCGCTCTGTATGTTTCGTTATCTATCCCAAGATTATTGAACACCAAGAGAGCAACAAACGACGCAGGATATGCAAGTGTAAAAACGGACAGGCCGCATATTTATTTGAGTGGTGGCTATGATATTCCATTGAATGGTGAGTTTTCATCTTTGGTATTAAAGCCATCAGCGATGTTGCGTTATGTAAGTGGCGCACCAGTATCTTTAGATTTGACAGCGATGTTACAAATAGAAAAAAACTTCGAGATTGGCGGGATGTATAGAACCGATAAAGCCTATGCAGCTATGAGTACGATTCGATTGAGCAAACGTTTTTTGTTTGGCTTTGCTTACGAGATGAGTACCCAACCCACATTAGCAGCAGCTAGAAATACTAACGAAATACTATTGCAATTTCGATTTTAA
- a CDS encoding invasin domain 3-containing protein, whose product MLKIHFLGMLFLLSQSSAFAQCDVNRKYDKIVSGYHASLAMSSNGDVLAWGQDIGSNGTSDVANPPLPLNSTNYSGLTGTVLYTTIGGIGGGGKDQYIVLTTTGLYAWGATGSANAQGVLSTTLKSTTGFGLISTPSGGDANTKLPTGVNPSDVTMLFASYNMLSLVANGNVWVLALADANLQGDGSALSSTTWHKVKINSSTFLTNVVAIRGQVTDSTTSAMMALTSTGGVYTWGSTTFLGDGTGVTSKNYATLMTIPSEFTSSNIPKMIGITGSQTGTTKNTLFLLSNSGTLYALGDNSLRQCGDFTTTDRLTWAKAKKSVTANDFFTNISFISTQEHNGKLAGVAAITSSGNLYSWGENDGWLIGRGTSSNAGTTFDPGFPNGFVSGTDKAIFTELGGHTLVYVKEGSAQFCYVGHRTNGSMGEATDSTGNVTSFDCTNTPTISLCGAVPIAADPTKSTISANPTSIQADGTTTSTITIQLKDNTNTNLTTTGGTVVVTTTSGTLGNVIDNNNGTYTVTLTSSSTAGTATLGFSINGTTATATATVTFTSVSVATPVITNSVSSLSAFTACQGSASTEQSFTVSGTDLASNVTVTAPSGYEVSLTSGSAYGATVTINASGTLAATTVYVRLAASATGTPGGNITVVSGAASQNVAVTGTLNALPTAPIATASQLFCLGGSSLASLQASAGTGETIEWYAASTGGTALANSTALVAGTTYFAQAVNANSCASTRTAVSAVTNNALHFDGVNDIVNLSSQSIQDGATAFTIEVWVKPDSSNFDGQWHAILGKQPVSNNSRIPSLYLMSGKIHLSAWEDNTLADFGFVTPNAHILQNVWSHIAIVKEGTAFKVYVNGSLVHTALAPTAVNVTHPYDLGRVDNYYAGLLDELRFWNTSRSAAEIAAGMNTILAGNEAGLVDYYQFNQGIAGGNNVSITSLFDSTTSANNGTLSNLTKTGTTSNFVAGYFAQITGVNGLTIGGTTQLSHVLSGGTWSSGTPSVATVNTSGLVTGVAGGTSVITYTYCGQSTTYTVTVNARPTISSISNQIACSTGTPASVNFVISDTETAVANLILSVTSSNTTLLPVANISFSGTTGARTMNYTTATGVIGSSTVTITVTDASGTFATATFDVEATQDRIVTSSAVPSLQARTASVIDSQISVTNSTAIDGALVMISSGFASGDVLSYTRALPAGVTQNYNASSGVLTFTGSLTAAELQAIYREVKFNSNSNSALNRTITFNLGAALPLSSNNHFYQFINASGISWTAAKTAAEQLSFFGKQGYLATVTSAAENQFIVSKIQGQGWMGAADSQTEDVWKWMTGPEAGTQFWQGRSNGSVVGGLYNNWGSGEPNDWGSGEDYAHFLLDGKWNDYPLSSNGIQGYIVEFGGMTNDPCVVTSATKTIAVVPGITIVPVLNSPATNSTNSTTFQISYTLPETPTAGSVRLTFTPTGGGTPIVWTMNNSTSASFTYAIGSNPVITSASNVNSGGAIPFTTYNITLSYQNAFGNPAASVTNTNIQTLTPPNISLPQSNYAGTPNSNLTAITPQNTGGTATFTISPALPNGVSINAVTGEISGRPTGTMATTSFTITATNAAGTSTASFNLIIDQDSDGDGILDSTDTDDDNDGLLDYQEQDCSASTAVSQSLTPSTFYFVQWNSYSNGVLRGVINVPGNPVNVTVTNTSNSILLQNDAPYGGISNWSPQPSGNPNLSTFRSNTLGEHKFVFDQPVNNPRFFINSLNRTLDLSLPGKVLNSNGNFTGAPVGTTTQVLVGNEGTGTISFSGNVSEISFTGRATEFYCNFSLGIAGIVNSNACADIDTDGDGIPNRLDIESDGDGVLDATEKADGTDEKDFCKFVLAHQTVTTSSAWNTADCDNDGVTNAQELTDGTDPLKADTDGDGVIDGTEKTDGTDAKDFCKFVLAHQTVATSSAWNAADCDGDGTTNRQEILNNTDPLVGDTDGDGVLDPQEILDGTSRTNACEFVLSHQTIAPSSAWNSADCDGDGVTNAQEKLDGTDPLKADTDGDGVKDGTEKTDGTSGVNVCQFVLAHQTVTPSSAWNSADCDGDGLTNLIEKTLGLNPLLADTDGDGLSDGVEASLGTNPLITDTDGDGIPDNRDNCPLTPNANQADNDQDGKGDVCDNDDDNDGVLDTVDNCPLNANSDQADRDRDGKGDVCDTLEINVSQAITPNGDGVNDTWVIYNLGNHPGSIVRVFNRWGKEVFYSNDYQNNWTGHYKDNSEKLPTSGSYFYQIDLGGDGSIDAQGWLYITQ is encoded by the coding sequence ATGTTAAAGATCCACTTTTTGGGGATGTTATTTTTATTATCCCAGTCTAGTGCTTTTGCACAATGTGACGTAAACAGAAAATACGATAAAATAGTGAGTGGTTACCATGCTTCATTAGCCATGAGTTCTAATGGAGATGTTTTAGCTTGGGGTCAAGATATTGGTTCCAACGGAACCTCTGATGTTGCTAATCCACCATTACCCTTAAATTCAACAAATTATAGTGGCTTAACTGGCACTGTATTGTATACAACCATTGGTGGAATTGGTGGAGGTGGGAAAGATCAGTATATTGTTTTAACTACAACAGGTTTGTATGCCTGGGGTGCTACAGGATCTGCTAATGCTCAGGGTGTTTTGTCAACTACACTTAAATCAACAACTGGCTTTGGCCTTATTAGTACACCTTCAGGTGGTGATGCAAACACTAAATTACCTACAGGAGTTAATCCTTCAGATGTAACTATGTTATTTGCTTCATATAATATGTTGTCTTTGGTAGCAAATGGTAATGTATGGGTTTTAGCATTAGCTGATGCCAATCTACAAGGCGATGGTTCGGCTTTATCATCAACTACTTGGCATAAAGTAAAAATAAATTCTAGTACTTTTTTGACGAATGTCGTAGCCATAAGAGGTCAAGTTACTGATAGCACTACCAGCGCTATGATGGCACTCACTTCTACAGGTGGAGTATACACTTGGGGGTCTACTACATTTTTAGGAGATGGAACTGGGGTTACAAGTAAAAACTATGCTACTTTAATGACAATTCCTTCTGAATTTACATCAAGTAATATTCCAAAAATGATTGGTATTACTGGGTCGCAAACTGGAACAACAAAAAACACCCTATTTTTATTATCTAACTCTGGGACGCTATATGCATTAGGAGATAATTCATTAAGACAGTGTGGCGATTTTACAACAACAGATAGACTTACTTGGGCAAAAGCTAAGAAGTCAGTAACGGCTAATGATTTTTTCACTAATATAAGCTTTATAAGTACGCAAGAGCACAACGGCAAATTAGCAGGTGTTGCTGCAATCACTTCCTCAGGGAACTTATATAGTTGGGGTGAAAATGACGGATGGTTAATTGGTAGAGGAACCTCTTCAAACGCAGGAACTACTTTCGATCCTGGTTTTCCAAATGGTTTTGTATCTGGAACAGATAAAGCTATTTTTACGGAATTAGGTGGGCATACTTTAGTTTATGTAAAAGAAGGTTCAGCTCAATTTTGTTATGTAGGACATAGAACCAACGGTTCAATGGGTGAAGCTACAGATAGTACTGGAAATGTTACTTCATTTGATTGTACTAACACGCCTACAATTTCTCTTTGTGGAGCAGTACCAATTGCTGCTGATCCTACAAAATCAACTATTTCTGCGAATCCAACTAGCATTCAAGCAGATGGGACAACCACATCTACAATTACAATTCAGTTAAAAGACAATACGAATACAAATTTAACTACAACTGGAGGTACTGTAGTAGTTACTACAACTTCGGGTACATTAGGCAATGTAATAGATAACAATAACGGTACGTATACGGTTACTTTAACTAGTAGCAGTACTGCAGGAACTGCGACTTTAGGGTTTAGCATTAATGGAACAACCGCGACCGCAACCGCAACCGTTACTTTTACATCTGTTTCTGTTGCGACTCCTGTAATAACAAATTCTGTTTCTAGTTTATCGGCTTTCACTGCTTGTCAAGGTTCAGCTTCTACAGAACAATCGTTTACGGTTTCAGGAACTGATTTAGCCTCTAACGTTACGGTTACTGCACCTTCAGGATATGAAGTTTCTTTAACAAGTGGTTCTGCTTATGGCGCTACTGTTACCATTAACGCTTCAGGAACTCTTGCAGCTACTACGGTTTATGTTAGACTAGCAGCATCGGCAACAGGAACTCCGGGTGGGAATATAACTGTAGTTTCAGGAGCAGCCTCTCAAAATGTGGCGGTGACAGGAACGCTAAATGCCTTACCAACTGCCCCTATAGCAACTGCTTCACAATTGTTTTGTCTTGGTGGAAGTAGCTTAGCAAGTTTACAAGCGAGTGCGGGAACAGGAGAAACGATTGAATGGTATGCTGCATCCACAGGAGGAACGGCTTTAGCCAACTCAACAGCTCTTGTTGCAGGAACGACCTATTTTGCTCAAGCAGTAAATGCCAATAGTTGTGCTAGTACAAGAACAGCAGTCAGTGCTGTAACCAATAACGCTCTGCATTTTGACGGGGTGAATGATATTGTAAATTTAAGCAGTCAGTCAATTCAAGATGGAGCTACAGCTTTTACCATAGAAGTATGGGTTAAACCGGATAGTTCGAATTTTGATGGACAATGGCATGCAATTTTGGGGAAACAACCCGTAAGTAACAATTCAAGAATACCTTCATTGTATTTAATGAGCGGTAAAATACATTTATCAGCATGGGAAGACAATACTTTAGCTGATTTTGGTTTTGTAACTCCCAATGCCCATATTCTTCAGAACGTTTGGTCTCATATAGCGATCGTGAAAGAAGGTACCGCATTTAAAGTATATGTAAACGGAAGTTTAGTGCATACAGCACTTGCTCCAACAGCGGTTAATGTTACTCATCCCTATGATCTTGGGCGTGTAGATAATTACTATGCTGGTTTGTTAGACGAATTGCGTTTTTGGAATACGTCACGTTCAGCTGCCGAAATTGCAGCTGGAATGAATACCATTTTAGCTGGAAATGAAGCTGGTTTAGTAGACTACTATCAATTCAACCAAGGAATAGCTGGAGGAAATAATGTAAGTATTACATCTTTGTTTGACTCAACGACTTCAGCAAATAATGGAACACTTTCTAATCTTACAAAAACTGGCACAACAAGTAACTTTGTTGCTGGATATTTTGCACAAATCACAGGGGTAAATGGACTTACAATAGGTGGAACGACTCAGTTATCTCATGTACTGAGTGGAGGAACATGGTCATCAGGTACACCATCAGTTGCTACTGTAAATACCTCAGGATTAGTAACTGGAGTTGCAGGCGGAACATCAGTGATTACGTATACGTATTGTGGACAATCGACAACTTATACTGTAACGGTAAACGCACGTCCTACCATCTCATCCATCTCTAATCAAATTGCGTGTTCTACAGGAACACCAGCATCTGTTAATTTTGTAATTTCAGATACAGAGACAGCGGTGGCGAATTTAATTCTTAGTGTGACTTCATCCAATACAACTTTATTGCCAGTTGCAAATATTAGCTTCTCAGGGACAACTGGAGCTAGAACAATGAATTACACTACTGCTACGGGTGTTATTGGCTCATCGACAGTAACTATTACAGTTACAGATGCATCAGGTACATTTGCCACAGCAACATTTGATGTTGAAGCAACACAAGATCGAATTGTGACTAGTTCAGCAGTTCCAAGTTTACAAGCGAGAACAGCTTCAGTAATTGATAGTCAAATTTCTGTAACCAATTCAACCGCTATTGATGGTGCATTGGTTATGATAAGTTCAGGTTTTGCTTCGGGTGATGTATTGTCTTACACAAGGGCTTTGCCTGCTGGCGTAACACAAAATTACAATGCTTCTTCCGGAGTGTTAACTTTTACTGGAAGTTTAACAGCTGCTGAATTGCAAGCTATTTATCGCGAGGTAAAATTCAATTCGAATTCTAACAGTGCTCTAAACAGAACGATTACATTTAACTTGGGGGCTGCTTTACCACTAAGTTCAAACAATCACTTCTATCAATTTATTAACGCTTCTGGAATTTCTTGGACTGCTGCTAAAACAGCGGCAGAACAATTAAGTTTCTTTGGAAAACAAGGCTATTTAGCTACTGTAACAAGTGCTGCTGAAAACCAGTTTATTGTATCTAAAATACAAGGACAAGGTTGGATGGGAGCCGCTGACAGTCAAACAGAAGATGTTTGGAAATGGATGACAGGGCCAGAGGCTGGAACTCAGTTTTGGCAAGGAAGAAGTAATGGTAGTGTAGTTGGAGGATTGTACAATAATTGGGGTTCAGGTGAGCCAAACGATTGGGGTTCAGGAGAAGATTATGCACACTTTTTATTGGATGGAAAATGGAATGATTATCCATTATCATCTAATGGTATTCAGGGTTATATTGTTGAGTTTGGAGGCATGACAAATGATCCATGCGTGGTAACTTCAGCTACTAAAACAATAGCAGTTGTTCCAGGAATTACAATAGTACCTGTGCTAAATTCCCCTGCAACAAATTCTACAAATTCTACAACGTTTCAAATTAGTTATACCTTACCAGAAACTCCAACTGCAGGATCGGTACGATTAACCTTTACTCCAACTGGGGGAGGGACACCTATAGTTTGGACGATGAACAATAGTACTTCTGCTAGTTTCACCTATGCAATAGGAAGCAATCCAGTTATTACTTCTGCTTCAAATGTGAATTCGGGTGGAGCTATACCATTTACTACTTATAATATTACATTGAGTTACCAAAATGCATTTGGAAATCCAGCAGCAAGTGTAACCAACACTAATATTCAAACATTAACACCACCAAACATTAGTTTGCCACAGTCCAATTACGCAGGAACACCTAATAGTAATTTAACGGCCATTACCCCACAAAACACGGGAGGAACAGCCACCTTTACTATTTCGCCTGCCTTACCAAATGGAGTAAGTATTAATGCTGTTACAGGAGAAATATCAGGTCGCCCAACAGGAACGATGGCCACTACTTCGTTTACAATTACAGCGACGAATGCCGCAGGAACAAGTACAGCAAGTTTTAATTTAATTATTGACCAAGATTCTGACGGAGATGGAATTCTAGATTCAACAGATACAGACGATGATAATGACGGATTATTGGATTATCAAGAACAAGACTGTTCAGCTAGTACTGCAGTAAGTCAATCACTTACTCCAAGCACATTCTATTTTGTACAATGGAATTCCTATTCGAATGGAGTATTGAGAGGAGTTATTAATGTTCCAGGAAATCCTGTTAATGTAACGGTAACCAATACAAGTAATTCTATATTACTTCAAAATGACGCTCCTTATGGAGGTATCTCAAATTGGTCTCCGCAGCCGAGTGGAAATCCTAATTTAAGTACTTTTAGAAGTAACACCTTAGGAGAACACAAGTTTGTGTTTGATCAACCAGTTAACAATCCGCGTTTTTTCATCAACTCATTAAATAGAACATTAGATCTTTCTTTACCTGGTAAAGTATTGAATTCGAATGGAAATTTTACAGGCGCTCCCGTGGGAACTACCACTCAGGTTTTAGTTGGAAATGAAGGTACAGGAACCATTTCTTTTTCAGGAAACGTTTCAGAGATTTCGTTTACAGGTCGTGCAACTGAATTTTATTGCAACTTTTCACTTGGAATAGCGGGAATCGTAAATTCAAATGCGTGTGCGGATATCGACACAGACGGAGATGGAATCCCTAACAGATTGGATATAGAAAGTGATGGAGATGGTGTATTAGACGCTACAGAAAAAGCAGATGGTACTGACGAAAAAGACTTCTGTAAATTTGTTTTAGCACATCAAACAGTAACCACAAGTTCAGCTTGGAACACAGCGGATTGTGATAATGACGGAGTGACTAATGCACAAGAATTAACGGACGGTACCGATCCCTTAAAAGCTGACACCGACGGAGACGGAGTAATAGACGGTACAGAAAAAACAGACGGAACCGACGCAAAAGACTTCTGTAAATTTGTTTTAGCACATCAAACAGTAGCAACAAGTTCGGCTTGGAATGCAGCTGATTGCGATGGAGACGGAACAACAAACAGACAAGAAATCCTGAACAATACTGACCCATTAGTAGGAGATACCGATGGAGACGGGGTTTTAGATCCTCAAGAAATTTTGGATGGCACTAGTCGAACTAACGCTTGTGAATTTGTTTTATCACATCAAACTATCGCTCCAAGTTCAGCTTGGAATTCAGCGGACTGTGATGGGGATGGTGTAACCAACGCCCAAGAGAAATTAGACGGTACCGACCCATTAAAAGCAGATACTGATGGTGATGGGGTAAAAGACGGAACTGAAAAAACGGATGGTACCTCAGGAGTTAATGTGTGTCAATTTGTTTTAGCACACCAAACAGTAACTCCAAGTTCAGCTTGGAATTCTGCGGACTGTGATGGTGATGGACTTACTAACTTAATAGAAAAGACATTAGGCTTAAATCCTTTATTAGCAGATACTGATGGTGACGGCTTATCAGATGGAGTTGAAGCATCATTGGGTACAAACCCTTTAATTACGGATACAGATGGCGATGGAATTCCTGATAACCGAGATAATTGTCCATTGACACCAAATGCTAATCAAGCAGATAATGATCAAGACGGAAAAGGAGATGTTTGTGACAATGACGATGACAATGATGGTGTTTTAGATACAGTTGACAATTGTCCATTAAACGCCAATTCTGATCAAGCTGACAGAGATAGAGATGGGAAAGGAGATGTTTGTGATACTCTTGAAATAAATGTATCTCAAGCCATCACTCCAAACGGAGACGGGGTTAATGATACTTGGGTTATTTATAACTTAGGAAATCATCCAGGTTCAATAGTTCGTGTGTTTAACCGCTGGGGTAAAGAAGTATTCTATTCTAATGATTATCAAAACAATTGGACCGGTCATTACAAAGATAATAGTGAAAAACTTCCAACCTCGGGGTCTTATTTCTACCAAATAGATTTAGGAGGCGATGGTAGTATTGATGCCCAAGGATGGTTATATATCACACAATAA